The sequence below is a genomic window from Cyanobacteriota bacterium.
ATGCCGTACTTGAGTCTTGTGACAAAGAAGCTCATTCGACTCTATTTATAGAGTTTATGCTTGAGATCATTCTTGAAGCACTCGCCGAGACCTATTCTAGTACTCGCCCGCAAGACCTTAACGCTCAATCAAGACTCATACAAGCTCAACAAGCTTTTGCTGGTCAATGGTTCTCGCGCAAAGACTACATGGCAATATTGAGAGACATCTCAACAGCAACAGCTAGTAGAGACCTCAAACAAGGACTTGAATCCAAAGTTCTCCAAAAGAAAGGTGAAGCTAGAATGGTAGAATATAAATTCAGATGCAAGTAGTCGCCATCATCCCAGCCCGCTATGCTAGCACTCGCCTTGAGTGCAAGCTTTTGCTTGACCTAGCTGGTAAGAGTGTACTGCAAAGAACCTACGAGCAAACTTGCAAAGCAAAATACTTGACGAGGAATCCTGCAAAACAAAGTTTGGCTAGTGATGCCGACAAAAAAAAGGTCGGAACCATGCAAAGCATGTGTTCCGCGAATGAAGACAACAGTGACATACCCATAGAATACCCTAAGGTCATTATTGCAACTGATGACCAGCGGATTTTTGATCACGCACGCAGTTTTGGTGCCGAGGTTTTTATGACTTCACTTGATCACAAGTCAGGCACTGACAGGATCGCTGAATTAGCTGAGCAAAACCAAGACTGGCAAATCATTGTTAATGTTCAAGGTGATGAGCCGATGATTAACCCAGATGATATCGATAAAGCGATTGAGCCTTTCTTGCACGATCCGCTCTGTCAGATGACCAGTCTCTATCATTGCATTAGCGATCCAGATGAAATTAACAATCCGAATAATGTCAAAGTTGTTACTAATGCTAATAATGATGCAATGTATTTTTCGAGAGCTGTGATTCCTTTTGATCGAGACCAAAAACAAACTAATGCCAAGAAACATATAGGACTTTACGCCTACACCCGCGACACTCTACTACAACTTGCAAATCTAGCTCAAAGCGAATTAGAAAAAACCGAAAAACTCGAACAACTACGCGC
It includes:
- the kdsB gene encoding 3-deoxy-manno-octulosonate cytidylyltransferase, encoding MQVVAIIPARYASTRLECKLLLDLAGKSVLQRTYEQTCKAKYLTRNPAKQSLASDADKKKVGTMQSMCSANEDNSDIPIEYPKVIIATDDQRIFDHARSFGAEVFMTSLDHKSGTDRIAELAEQNQDWQIIVNVQGDEPMINPDDIDKAIEPFLHDPLCQMTSLYHCISDPDEINNPNNVKVVTNANNDAMYFSRAVIPFDRDQKQTNAKKHIGLYAYTRDTLLQLANLAQSELEKTEKLEQLRALDNGIKIKMLEVKSAPIGIDTVEDYQKARIILNQPL